The following proteins are encoded in a genomic region of Ornithodoros turicata isolate Travis chromosome 6, ASM3712646v1, whole genome shotgun sequence:
- the LOC135398339 gene encoding DNA-directed RNA polymerase II subunit RPB9-like translates to MGICDDSSRVGPGFVGIKFCQECNNMLYPKEDKENRVLLYACRNCDYQQVADNNCIYVNKITHEVDELTQIVSDVVHDPTLPRTDEHTCPKCGNREAVFFQAQSRRAEDEMRLYYVCTNATCTHRWTE, encoded by the exons ATGGGCATCTGTGATGACAGCTCACGGGTGGGTCCAGGATTCGTAGGCATCAAGTTCTGTCAAGAATG TAACAACATGTTGTACCCCAAAGAAGATAAAGAAAACAGAGTTCTTCTGTACGCC TGCAGAAATTGTGACTATCAGCAAGTAGCGGACAACAACTGTATCTACGTGAACAAGATCACGCACGAAGTGGA CGAATTGACACAGATCGTGTCCGACGTAGTACACGATCCTACTTTGCCCCGAACTGACGAACACACCTGCCCGAAGTGTGGCAATCGTGAGGCTGTTTTCTTTCAAGCACAATCGAGAAGAGCTGAG GATGAAATGAGGTTGTACTACGTCTGCACGAATGCTACGTGCACTCACAGGTGGACTGAATAA